In one Streptomyces venezuelae genomic region, the following are encoded:
- a CDS encoding GTPase-associated protein 1-related protein: MAIRRLSYRLDQEPDTGAVSLVPPDPDSPQLCEHEGRLWSAVARVMGVPPAGEAGSELSYSLLPDGGRLLCAALPGQRVEALHLSADTPGPGPVWPIDTWRSESWQGERDESLGSGFVESELPVPEAHFDRELLVAFARERADRVAPFLADVRRLFEDPAGRQIVLVEDDSETVARWIALACASLPETYVSALTFTTWTDDPRRAPQRIIGIGPEAEFDRSDDAVVEYLYRVHDGTGGGPESPATEPDAWARLTAERWLTGNPPRPPRGTATDPEGPFALIPLVAGALLRSATGRGAGGGEGAGRTPDSGASGHAQRLDGAERAPGPDGVGGAPGLDGVRRAPGSDGAGSAQGLDGTGWAQGPDDAGGAAGPDGAGQAQGFAGTGRAQSPEGAGRAEGSEGAGRAQDLDGAAGAQAADAAGRTPDPGASGHAPGPGVSGHAPDPGVSGHAPGPGVSGHAPGPGVSGHAPDPGVSGHAPGPGVSGHAPDPGVSGHAPGPGVSGHAPGPGVSGHAPDPGVSGHAPDPGVSGHAPGPGVSGHAPDPGVSGHAPGPGASGYAPSSGASGHTPGPGASGYAPSSGASPHAPSPAPSGHAQRPGHAGPAADGELGGLRGDTLRAVLDAFTESVTRGEADARTLAELDRLCRGLDGDQALAARPLALALVKHRLDASRGRGTLPDLASFDGLPLGQEAWRELREEYGDRADDALRARLRDPVTTWTEPLRLALAVGADGGTGLARAMDRLAEALLHPERRDCAQAVHVLSELDHVAFTRRVLRHLLDNFTERKLDRLRALADSPQGDWLRRNIDDAPLTVRLAAAAAQWHGPPDRLRGVELFERLTGLLSARRVEDVKTLNLLWRLVWRNDPPNRAEQPRVARLCTPRLIIEADLGRRIMGWLKEPDHCDRELVAFAREMREDPKLGAQDRDTAELLVIAQDLADGRLAVNRASVGRLRELKRKVSPLGMVLGKGVDERVGRALAAANPLDVCESGLRILVAAGPDLLGAYRAHLLEERTRARLERELPGHPTELAAYYHLWRPRRRHGVTAGWRDVAAELLDQVLAPVLAHLDDHRLGQVATVLHREGQDVQEWTAWRHRVAGREQQT; this comes from the coding sequence ATGGCCATCCGTCGCCTCAGCTACCGGCTCGACCAGGAGCCGGACACCGGAGCCGTCAGTCTCGTCCCGCCGGACCCGGATTCACCGCAACTGTGCGAGCACGAAGGACGGTTGTGGAGTGCCGTCGCACGCGTCATGGGCGTTCCGCCCGCCGGGGAGGCGGGGTCCGAGCTGAGCTACAGCCTGCTCCCGGACGGCGGCCGCCTCCTGTGCGCGGCCCTCCCGGGGCAGCGGGTGGAGGCGCTGCACCTGAGCGCGGACACGCCCGGGCCGGGGCCCGTCTGGCCCATCGACACGTGGCGCTCCGAGTCCTGGCAGGGGGAGCGGGACGAGTCCCTGGGTTCGGGCTTCGTCGAGTCCGAACTGCCCGTGCCGGAGGCGCACTTCGACCGCGAGCTCCTCGTCGCGTTCGCCCGGGAGCGGGCCGACCGTGTCGCGCCCTTCCTCGCCGACGTGCGCCGCCTCTTCGAGGACCCCGCCGGGCGGCAGATCGTCCTCGTCGAGGACGACTCCGAGACCGTGGCCCGCTGGATCGCCCTCGCCTGCGCGTCGCTTCCCGAGACATACGTCTCCGCGCTGACGTTCACCACGTGGACCGACGACCCGCGGCGTGCCCCGCAGCGGATCATCGGCATCGGGCCGGAAGCGGAGTTCGACCGGTCCGACGACGCGGTGGTGGAGTACCTGTACCGCGTCCACGACGGCACGGGCGGCGGCCCCGAGAGCCCGGCCACCGAACCGGACGCGTGGGCCCGCCTGACAGCCGAACGCTGGCTCACCGGCAACCCACCGCGCCCCCCGCGCGGCACGGCGACGGACCCCGAGGGCCCCTTCGCCCTCATCCCCCTGGTCGCGGGGGCACTGCTGAGGTCTGCGACGGGGCGGGGGGCGGGGGGTGGCGAGGGTGCCGGACGCACTCCGGATTCCGGCGCCTCCGGGCACGCTCAGCGCCTGGACGGCGCGGAGCGCGCCCCGGGGCCCGACGGTGTCGGAGGCGCTCCGGGGCTCGACGGTGTGAGGCGTGCCCCGGGTTCCGACGGTGCGGGAAGCGCCCAAGGCCTCGACGGCACGGGATGGGCTCAGGGTCCCGACGATGCCGGAGGCGCCGCAGGTCCAGATGGTGCCGGACAGGCTCAGGGCTTCGCCGGTACGGGGCGAGCCCAGAGCCCCGAGGGTGCCGGACGAGCTGAGGGCTCCGAGGGCGCCGGACGGGCCCAGGATCTCGACGGGGCGGCGGGCGCCCAAGCCGCGGATGCCGCAGGACGCACTCCGGATCCTGGCGCCTCCGGGCATGCTCCGGGCCCCGGTGTCTCTGGGCACGCTCCGGATCCCGGTGTCTCTGGGCATGCTCCGGGCCCCGGTGTCTCTGGGCATGCTCCGGGCCCCGGTGTCTCTGGGCACGCTCCGGATCCCGGTGTCTCTGGGCACGCTCCGGGCCCCGGTGTCTCTGGGCACGCTCCGGATCCCGGTGTCTCTGGGCACGCTCCGGGCCCCGGTGTCTCTGGGCACGCTCCGGGCCCCGGTGTCTCTGGGCACGCTCCGGATCCCGGTGTCTCTGGGCACGCTCCGGATCCCGGTGTCTCTGGGCACGCTCCGGGCCCCGGTGTCTCTGGGCACGCTCCGGATCCCGGTGTCTCTGGGCACGCTCCGGGCCCCGGTGCCTCCGGGTACGCCCCGAGCTCCGGTGCTTCCGGGCACACCCCGGGCCCTGGTGCCTCCGGGTACGCCCCGAGCTCCGGCGCCTCCCCGCACGCCCCGAGCCCCGCCCCCTCCGGCCACGCCCAGCGACCCGGCCACGCCGGACCAGCCGCCGACGGCGAGCTCGGTGGGCTTCGGGGTGACACCCTGCGTGCCGTTCTCGACGCCTTCACCGAGTCCGTGACCAGGGGCGAAGCCGACGCCCGTACCCTCGCGGAGCTCGACCGGCTCTGTCGGGGGCTCGACGGGGACCAGGCCCTCGCCGCGCGGCCCCTCGCACTCGCCCTCGTCAAGCACCGGCTCGACGCGTCCCGCGGCCGCGGCACGCTCCCCGACCTGGCCTCCTTCGACGGGCTGCCGCTCGGGCAGGAGGCCTGGCGCGAGCTGCGCGAGGAGTACGGCGACCGCGCCGACGACGCCCTGCGCGCGCGGCTCCGTGACCCCGTCACCACCTGGACGGAACCGCTGCGCCTCGCCCTGGCCGTGGGCGCCGACGGCGGGACCGGGCTCGCCCGGGCCATGGACCGCCTCGCGGAGGCCCTGCTGCACCCGGAGCGGCGTGACTGCGCGCAGGCCGTCCACGTGCTGTCCGAGCTCGACCACGTCGCCTTCACCCGGCGCGTGCTCCGGCATCTCCTGGACAACTTCACCGAGCGCAAACTGGACCGCCTGCGCGCCCTCGCCGACTCGCCCCAGGGCGACTGGCTGCGGCGCAACATCGACGACGCGCCGCTCACCGTCCGCCTCGCCGCGGCCGCCGCGCAGTGGCACGGTCCGCCGGACCGGCTGCGGGGAGTCGAGCTCTTCGAGCGGCTCACCGGACTCCTCTCCGCCCGCAGGGTCGAGGACGTCAAGACGCTCAACCTGCTGTGGCGCCTGGTGTGGCGCAACGACCCGCCGAACCGCGCCGAACAGCCCCGCGTGGCCCGCCTCTGCACCCCCCGCCTGATCATCGAGGCCGATCTCGGCCGCCGCATCATGGGATGGCTCAAGGAGCCCGACCACTGCGACCGTGAACTGGTCGCCTTCGCGCGGGAGATGCGCGAGGACCCCAAGCTCGGCGCCCAGGACCGGGACACCGCGGAACTCCTCGTCATCGCCCAGGACCTCGCCGACGGGCGGCTCGCCGTCAACAGGGCCTCCGTCGGCCGGCTCAGGGAACTGAAGCGCAAGGTGTCGCCGCTCGGCATGGTCCTGGGCAAGGGCGTCGACGAACGGGTGGGCCGGGCCCTCGCCGCGGCGAACCCGCTCGACGTGTGCGAGTCCGGACTGCGGATCCTCGTCGCCGCGGGACCGGACCTCCTCGGCGCCTACCGCGCGCACCTCCTGGAGGAGCGGACCCGCGCACGGCTCGAGCGTGAACTCCCGGGTCATCCGACCGAGTTGGCTGCCTACTACCACCTGTGGCGGCCCCGCCGACGGCACGGCGTCACCGCCGGCTGGCGGGACGTCGCCGCCGAACTGCTCGACCAGGTCCTCGCGCCCGTCCTCGCCCATCTGGACGACCACCGCCTCGGCCAAGTGGCCACCGTCCTGCACCGGGAGGGCCAGGACGTACAGGAATGGACGGCGTGGCGCCATCGGGTGGCGGGCCGGGAGCAGCAGACCTGA
- a CDS encoding protein phosphatase 2C domain-containing protein translates to MTGPETTTGPGRRPAAPPGPWALLSGAVKGVAKKYSQDRSVALPVAQGRAVVLAVADGHGSAAHFRSDLGAYWAVEEFTACAAAFAREAARVGADAAGWPALREEARRLPQRVAHLWHERAVYHDTNSPAHGVRAQPAADRTGRVDRPDVPDLAAYGSTLIGAVLTEHTLFCWQLGDGDIVLVDGGGIPHTPLSSGPDMGDETDSLCEPEPWRKMRAHWQPFTGGAPPCVLLSTDGLSKSFADHQGFLDFATGLGERAAGQGVAAVQSQLPDWLARAAKYSGDDTTLVGAIAVPEQTQ, encoded by the coding sequence GTGACCGGGCCGGAGACGACGACCGGGCCCGGCCGCCGCCCCGCCGCGCCCCCCGGTCCGTGGGCGCTGCTCAGCGGCGCGGTCAAGGGAGTGGCCAAGAAGTACAGCCAGGACCGCAGCGTGGCCCTGCCCGTCGCGCAGGGGCGTGCGGTCGTCCTCGCGGTGGCGGACGGGCACGGCAGCGCCGCGCACTTCCGCAGCGACCTCGGGGCGTACTGGGCGGTCGAGGAGTTCACCGCGTGCGCGGCGGCGTTCGCGCGCGAGGCCGCCCGGGTCGGCGCCGACGCCGCGGGCTGGCCCGCCCTGCGCGAGGAGGCGCGCCGCCTGCCGCAGCGGGTGGCCCACCTGTGGCACGAGCGCGCTGTGTACCACGACACCAACTCGCCCGCGCACGGCGTACGTGCGCAGCCGGCCGCCGATCGCACGGGGCGCGTCGACCGTCCGGACGTCCCGGACCTCGCCGCGTATGGAAGCACCCTCATCGGGGCCGTGCTGACCGAGCACACCTTGTTCTGCTGGCAGTTGGGCGACGGGGACATCGTGCTCGTCGACGGCGGCGGCATCCCGCACACCCCGCTCTCCAGCGGTCCCGACATGGGCGACGAGACCGACTCGCTCTGCGAGCCCGAGCCGTGGCGCAAGATGCGGGCGCACTGGCAGCCGTTCACCGGCGGTGCGCCGCCGTGCGTGCTGCTCTCCACCGACGGGCTCTCCAAGAGCTTCGCCGACCACCAGGGTTTCCTGGACTTCGCCACCGGCCTCGGCGAGCGCGCCGCGGGGCAGGGCGTGGCGGCGGTCCAGTCCCAGCTCCCGGACTGGCTGGCGCGGGCCGCCAAGTACTCCGGGGACGACACGACGCTCGTGGGCGCCATAGCGGTGCCCGAGCAGACGCAGTAG
- a CDS encoding alpha/beta fold hydrolase yields the protein MNPFLLPHTLLGEGPHKVVAIHGWFADRSAYGPVLADLDTTAFTYAVVDLRGYGEAKDTAGAYTTGEGADDVLDLADHLGWERFSLIGHSMGGSVAQRVLAVAPHRVRRLAGVSPVPASGLQLPPEQWELFASAAHTPESRRTIIDITTGGVRPRAWLDRMVRRSLAVSDAKAFRAWLDSWAGDDFHTEVEGSPVAALAVTGALDPALSADLMRRTWLRSYPQGELAELPRAGHYAMDEVPLELIRTVEDFLRAEGDAVEGGEGFTGEDDCTDGDGVA from the coding sequence GTGAACCCGTTCCTGCTCCCGCACACCCTGCTCGGCGAAGGCCCGCACAAAGTGGTCGCGATCCACGGATGGTTCGCGGACCGTTCGGCGTACGGGCCGGTGCTCGCGGACCTCGACACCACCGCGTTCACGTACGCGGTGGTGGACCTGCGCGGGTACGGCGAGGCCAAGGACACGGCCGGCGCGTACACCACCGGCGAGGGCGCCGACGACGTGCTCGACCTGGCCGACCACCTCGGCTGGGAGCGGTTCTCGCTGATCGGGCACTCCATGGGCGGCAGCGTCGCCCAGCGCGTCCTGGCCGTGGCGCCGCACCGGGTGCGGCGACTGGCCGGCGTGTCGCCCGTACCCGCGTCCGGGCTGCAACTGCCGCCCGAGCAGTGGGAGTTGTTCGCCTCGGCCGCGCACACGCCGGAGAGCCGCCGCACCATCATCGACATCACCACGGGTGGCGTACGCCCCCGGGCCTGGCTCGACCGCATGGTGCGGCGCTCGCTCGCCGTCAGCGACGCGAAGGCGTTCCGTGCCTGGCTGGACTCCTGGGCGGGCGACGACTTCCACACCGAGGTCGAGGGGTCGCCCGTGGCGGCGCTCGCGGTCACCGGGGCGCTCGACCCCGCGCTCTCCGCGGACCTGATGCGCCGCACGTGGCTGCGCTCGTACCCGCAGGGCGAGCTGGCGGAGCTGCCGCGGGCCGGGCACTACGCGATGGACGAGGTGCCCCTCGAACTGATCCGCACGGTCGAGGACTTCCTGCGGGCCGAGGGCGACGCGGTCGAGGGCGGCGAGGGGTTCACCGGCGAGGACGACTGCACGGACGGGGACGGCGTCGCGTGA
- a CDS encoding DUF1266 domain-containing protein, with protein MHDDHAAAPGDTYDIDAELHDDVFPDFPAPEDGGPWQAPADLEQHLYELCQEDDAYGYLRAIAVEGLYRPVSVTETGRTERTDAASELLTVDLPDGRKVAQVYTAGVLPRPHPAVVYEYVTLDSLAQGCPDDVDLLVVNAATPCQQFYLTTDDERAVWSDLHDKYHRTDGLGNRIDTRRTGAPETGGPLLHGLACGAHLCFANGDAWNTVDWHGAGHHNEIGRLKEWWGVHDRDDWLSLQERLLTCDVSPWYWDFVLDARTALARRHGPRVDPELWRDQVEAALRRRVVETGGPGEPHRPGEDPELDQFVAHLRGLVGKVLRYEARFRADELLPPDGHVGTVAAWDIGRASKMARWGRGARYAGHAEMIKALERASEAARSAYTSWEAFSAGYALGRCLHFDEESYGSWYTDVLRAHRALTTDPDSPWLTVPFRQGDPARLTRQG; from the coding sequence ATGCACGACGACCACGCCGCCGCCCCCGGCGACACGTACGACATCGACGCCGAGCTCCACGACGACGTCTTCCCCGACTTCCCGGCCCCCGAGGACGGCGGTCCCTGGCAGGCGCCCGCCGACCTGGAGCAGCACCTGTACGAGCTGTGCCAGGAGGACGACGCGTACGGCTACCTGCGGGCGATAGCCGTCGAGGGTCTCTACCGCCCGGTGTCGGTCACGGAGACGGGCCGCACGGAACGCACGGACGCCGCGAGCGAGCTGCTCACCGTCGACCTGCCGGACGGCAGGAAGGTCGCGCAGGTCTACACGGCGGGCGTGCTGCCCCGCCCGCACCCCGCCGTCGTCTACGAGTACGTCACGCTGGACTCGCTGGCCCAGGGCTGCCCCGACGACGTCGACCTGCTCGTGGTGAACGCGGCGACACCGTGCCAGCAGTTCTACCTGACCACTGACGACGAGCGTGCGGTCTGGTCGGACCTGCACGACAAGTACCACCGCACCGACGGCCTCGGGAACCGCATCGACACCCGCCGCACGGGCGCCCCCGAGACCGGCGGCCCGCTCCTGCACGGCCTGGCGTGCGGCGCGCACCTGTGCTTCGCCAACGGCGACGCCTGGAACACCGTCGACTGGCACGGCGCGGGCCACCACAACGAGATCGGGCGCCTTAAGGAGTGGTGGGGCGTGCACGACCGCGACGACTGGCTGTCCCTCCAGGAGCGGCTGCTCACCTGTGACGTCAGCCCCTGGTACTGGGACTTCGTCCTCGACGCCCGCACCGCGCTGGCCCGGCGGCACGGCCCCCGGGTCGACCCGGAGCTGTGGCGCGACCAGGTCGAGGCGGCGCTCCGGCGCCGCGTGGTGGAGACCGGCGGCCCCGGCGAGCCGCACCGCCCCGGCGAGGACCCCGAACTCGACCAGTTCGTGGCGCACCTGCGGGGCCTGGTCGGCAAGGTGCTCCGCTACGAGGCGCGGTTCCGCGCCGACGAACTCCTGCCGCCCGACGGGCACGTCGGCACGGTCGCGGCGTGGGACATCGGGCGCGCGTCGAAGATGGCCCGCTGGGGCAGGGGCGCGCGGTACGCCGGTCACGCGGAGATGATCAAGGCCCTGGAGCGCGCCTCCGAGGCCGCCCGCTCCGCGTACACCTCCTGGGAGGCGTTCTCCGCGGGCTATGCCCTGGGGCGCTGTCTGCACTTCGACGAGGAGTCGTACGGGTCCTGGTACACGGACGTGCTGCGCGCGCACCGCGCCCTGACCACGGACCCGGACAGCCCGTGGCTGACGGTGCCGTTCCGCCAGGGTGACCCGGCACGACTGACCCGCCAGGGCTGA
- a CDS encoding serine/threonine-protein kinase codes for MNGMLAAGKTLVAESGEKLKVAELFGSGGQGEVYRVQTPTGDRAVKWYYPQLADARQREILEGLIAKGWDDPRFLWPRSIVMDPEGKQPGFGYLMDVRPARFCDLPALFRRDPSVASATMRTLVTVALHTVEAYRALHSRGIAYRDINWGNIFFDPRTGDVLVCDNDNAVVEGAEAAVAGTMDFMAPELVRGDKGKQPGTQSDLHSLAVLLFLLLMNDHPFNGALALSIRCMDEAAKRRLYGTDPVFVYDPTDLRNRPVPGEQPTVEATWGALPQILRDLFVQTFTDGLRNPALRVRESQWRDALSQVLDAITQCGACGKQNLTQPDGAPPTCWKCRTVITLPPRLELVTGTGTLRTKRGIRLAPSARVYAHHLRDDPERHDFSAVVGEVTEHPQQRGRFGLTNRTKSVWTARKDDGTVRDVDPGKTIALRSGLLIEFGGGTEAVVKE; via the coding sequence GTGAACGGCATGCTCGCCGCCGGAAAGACCCTGGTGGCCGAGTCGGGGGAGAAGCTCAAGGTCGCCGAGCTCTTCGGCTCCGGCGGCCAGGGCGAGGTCTACCGCGTCCAGACGCCCACCGGGGACCGCGCGGTCAAGTGGTACTACCCCCAGCTCGCCGACGCCCGGCAGCGCGAGATCCTCGAAGGGCTCATCGCCAAGGGCTGGGACGACCCCCGCTTCCTGTGGCCCCGCTCCATCGTGATGGACCCCGAGGGCAAGCAGCCCGGCTTCGGCTATCTCATGGACGTACGCCCCGCACGCTTCTGCGACCTGCCCGCGCTCTTCCGCCGCGACCCCTCGGTGGCGTCCGCGACGATGCGGACCCTCGTGACCGTGGCGCTGCACACCGTCGAGGCCTACCGCGCCCTGCACTCCCGCGGCATCGCCTACCGCGACATCAACTGGGGCAACATCTTCTTCGACCCGCGCACCGGCGACGTTCTCGTCTGCGACAACGACAACGCCGTCGTCGAGGGCGCCGAGGCCGCCGTCGCGGGCACCATGGACTTCATGGCGCCCGAACTGGTCCGCGGCGACAAGGGCAAACAGCCCGGCACCCAGAGCGACCTGCACTCCCTGGCCGTGCTGCTCTTCCTGCTCCTCATGAACGACCACCCGTTCAACGGCGCCCTCGCCCTCAGCATCCGCTGCATGGACGAGGCCGCCAAACGCCGCCTGTACGGCACCGACCCGGTCTTCGTCTACGACCCGACCGACCTCCGCAACCGCCCCGTGCCCGGTGAGCAGCCGACCGTCGAGGCGACGTGGGGAGCGCTGCCGCAGATCCTGCGGGACCTGTTCGTCCAGACGTTCACGGACGGCCTGCGCAACCCCGCGCTGCGCGTGCGCGAGTCACAGTGGCGCGACGCGCTCAGCCAGGTCCTCGACGCCATCACACAGTGCGGCGCCTGCGGCAAGCAGAACCTCACACAGCCCGACGGCGCGCCCCCCACCTGCTGGAAGTGCCGCACCGTCATCACGCTGCCGCCCCGCCTCGAACTCGTCACCGGCACGGGGACCCTGCGCACCAAGCGCGGCATCCGGCTCGCCCCGAGCGCCCGCGTCTACGCCCACCACCTGCGCGACGACCCCGAACGCCACGACTTCTCCGCCGTGGTCGGCGAGGTGACCGAACACCCGCAGCAGCGTGGGCGGTTCGGCCTCACCAACCGCACCAAGTCGGTGTGGACGGCCCGCAAGGACGACGGGACGGTGCGGGATGTGGACCCGGGCAAGACGATCGCGCTCCGGTCGGGGCTGCTGATCGAGTTCGGCGGGGGGACGGAGGCCGTGGTCAAGGAGTAG
- a CDS encoding vWA domain-containing protein: protein MASRPVHFIWMLDCSGSMGVNGKIGELNFAIREAIPEMQQAAQSNPAASLLVRAITFASGASWHVGEPTPVDRFSWEDVHIYGGTDMGAAFKLAAGALQTPPMPQRALPPVLALASDGQPTDDWRAGLRAIDGTPWGKRAVRVAVAIGDDADKSMLKEFLGNPELEPLQAKNPRQLAAAIRWMSTAVVKDASTPKVDDGAKPATPLDVPSMTKGEDDIW, encoded by the coding sequence ATGGCGAGCCGCCCCGTGCACTTCATCTGGATGCTCGACTGCTCGGGCTCCATGGGCGTGAACGGCAAGATCGGCGAGCTGAACTTCGCCATCCGTGAAGCCATCCCCGAGATGCAGCAGGCCGCCCAGTCCAACCCCGCCGCGTCCCTGCTGGTGCGCGCCATCACCTTCGCCAGCGGAGCGAGCTGGCACGTCGGCGAGCCCACCCCCGTCGACCGGTTCTCCTGGGAGGACGTGCACATCTACGGCGGCACGGACATGGGCGCCGCGTTCAAGCTCGCGGCCGGCGCGCTGCAGACCCCGCCGATGCCGCAGCGCGCCCTGCCCCCCGTCCTCGCCCTCGCCTCCGACGGCCAGCCCACCGACGACTGGCGGGCCGGGCTGCGCGCCATCGACGGCACCCCGTGGGGCAAGCGTGCCGTACGCGTCGCGGTGGCCATCGGCGACGACGCGGACAAGAGCATGCTCAAGGAGTTCCTCGGCAACCCCGAACTGGAACCCCTGCAGGCGAAGAACCCGCGCCAGCTCGCCGCCGCCATCCGCTGGATGTCGACCGCCGTCGTCAAGGACGCCTCCACCCCGAAGGTCGACGACGGAGCGAAGCCCGCGACGCCGCTCGACGTGCCGTCGATGACCAAGGGCGAAGACGACATCTGGTGA
- a CDS encoding cytochrome P450, which produces MRGPQDATPPSRHHRTTSPPAPDVFDPRLYATGVPHDRYRVLRDHHPVAWQDEPAVLGWPAGPGFWAVTRHADVVRVLKDAATYSSYLGATQIRDPAPDDLPFIRRMMLNQDPAAATNAPGTRADDRGPCDHGRLRRLVSRAFTPRLIERFEARVRERARTLIASALEQARAQDGTFDVVTAVTDEYALLNLADLLGIPAADRGLLLHWTQRVIGYQDPDEAPPPVLGPDGEPVNPRSPAMLRDMFAYARTLAAHKRDHPGDDVLTTLAHDPELTTPELEMFFFLLTVAGNDTVRGAAPGGLLALAESPGEYERLRAGAVGLGTAVDELLRRHPPVLSFRRTAARDTELAGTRIAAGDKVVVFHASAHHDERVFTDPHRLDLSRSPNPHVAFGDGPHVCLGAHFARLQLRLFHEEVTRALPVLRLAAPPRHLVSHFINGLKSVRIEAPT; this is translated from the coding sequence CTGCGCGGCCCGCAGGACGCAACCCCGCCCAGCCGCCACCACCGGACCACCTCACCCCCCGCCCCCGACGTCTTCGACCCCCGCCTCTACGCCACCGGCGTCCCCCACGACCGCTACCGGGTCCTGCGCGATCACCACCCCGTCGCGTGGCAGGACGAGCCCGCCGTGCTCGGGTGGCCCGCGGGCCCCGGTTTCTGGGCCGTCACCCGGCACGCGGATGTCGTGCGGGTCCTCAAGGACGCGGCGACGTACTCCTCGTACCTGGGCGCCACCCAGATCCGCGACCCCGCCCCCGACGACCTGCCGTTCATCCGGCGCATGATGCTCAACCAGGACCCCGCGGCCGCCACCAACGCTCCCGGCACCCGGGCGGACGACCGCGGACCCTGCGACCACGGCCGGCTGCGCAGGCTGGTCAGCCGTGCCTTCACCCCGCGGCTGATCGAGCGCTTCGAGGCCAGGGTGCGCGAGCGGGCCCGTACGCTCATCGCCTCCGCCCTGGAACAGGCCCGCGCCCAGGACGGCACCTTCGACGTCGTCACCGCCGTCACCGACGAGTACGCCCTGCTCAACCTCGCCGACCTGCTGGGCATCCCCGCCGCCGACCGCGGTCTCCTCCTGCACTGGACGCAACGCGTCATCGGCTACCAGGACCCGGACGAGGCGCCCCCGCCCGTGCTCGGCCCCGACGGCGAGCCGGTCAACCCGCGCTCCCCCGCGATGCTGCGCGACATGTTCGCGTACGCGCGCACGCTGGCCGCGCACAAACGCGACCACCCCGGCGACGACGTCCTCACGACGCTCGCCCACGACCCCGAACTCACCACGCCCGAACTGGAGATGTTCTTCTTCCTCCTCACCGTAGCGGGCAACGACACCGTGCGCGGTGCCGCACCCGGCGGGCTGCTCGCCCTCGCGGAGAGCCCCGGCGAGTACGAGCGGTTGCGAGCCGGGGCGGTCGGGCTCGGCACCGCCGTGGACGAACTCCTGCGCCGCCACCCGCCGGTGCTCAGTTTCCGGCGCACCGCGGCCCGCGACACCGAGCTGGCGGGGACGCGCATCGCGGCCGGGGACAAGGTCGTCGTGTTCCACGCGTCCGCCCACCACGACGAGCGCGTCTTCACCGACCCGCACCGCCTCGACCTGTCCCGCTCGCCCAACCCCCACGTGGCGTTCGGCGACGGCCCGCACGTCTGCCTCGGTGCGCACTTCGCCCGGCTGCAACTGCGCCTCTTCCACGAGGAGGTGACGCGCGCCCTGCCCGTCCTGCGCCTCGCGGCCCCGCCGCGCCACCTGGTCTCGCACTTCATCAACGGCCTCAAGTCGGTGCGGATCGAGGCGCCCACGTAG
- a CDS encoding LacI family DNA-binding transcriptional regulator, with amino-acid sequence MTPSSVGIKDVAAEAGVSVATVSRVLNGHPSVSPASRTRVLAAVEALGYRPNAVARSLRTDQTRTLGLVISDVLNPYFTELARSVEEAARALGYSVIIGNADERPELQDHHVRTLLDRRIDGLLVSPTDGGSPLMLDAVRAGTPMVFVDRWIPGVDVPVVRSDGRQAVRDLVAHLHGLGHRRLAIIAGPAATTTGSERVEAFREALREHGIALPDAYIGQGDFQADSGRRATERFLALPKPPEVVFAADNLMALGALDALRAHGLRVPDDIGLAAFDDIPWFVHTDPPVTAIAQPTADLGRAAVHALIDRIEGRSPQSVILPARLVVRRSCGEKVAGRAGNTPVRRSNP; translated from the coding sequence ATGACCCCGAGCTCGGTGGGCATCAAGGACGTCGCGGCCGAGGCCGGCGTGTCCGTCGCCACCGTGTCGCGCGTACTGAACGGGCACCCCTCCGTCAGCCCCGCGTCCCGCACCCGGGTCCTCGCCGCCGTCGAGGCGCTCGGTTACCGGCCCAACGCCGTCGCCCGCTCCCTGCGCACCGACCAGACCCGCACGCTCGGACTGGTCATCAGCGACGTCCTGAACCCGTACTTCACGGAGCTGGCCCGGTCCGTCGAGGAGGCCGCCCGCGCGCTCGGCTACAGCGTGATCATCGGCAACGCCGACGAACGCCCCGAGCTGCAGGACCACCACGTGCGGACCCTGCTCGACCGGCGGATCGACGGACTGCTCGTCTCCCCCACCGACGGCGGATCGCCGCTGATGCTCGACGCCGTGCGCGCCGGCACCCCGATGGTCTTCGTGGACCGTTGGATCCCCGGCGTGGACGTCCCCGTCGTCCGCTCCGACGGGCGGCAGGCCGTCCGTGACCTCGTCGCCCACCTGCACGGACTCGGCCACCGCAGGCTCGCCATCATCGCGGGCCCGGCCGCCACCACCACCGGCAGCGAGCGCGTCGAGGCCTTCCGCGAAGCCCTGCGGGAGCACGGCATCGCCCTGCCCGACGCCTACATCGGCCAGGGCGACTTCCAGGCCGACAGCGGGCGCCGCGCCACCGAGCGCTTCCTCGCCCTGCCCAAGCCGCCCGAGGTCGTCTTCGCCGCCGACAACCTGATGGCGCTCGGCGCCCTCGACGCCCTGCGCGCCCACGGCCTGCGCGTCCCCGACGACATCGGGCTCGCCGCGTTCGACGACATCCCCTGGTTCGTGCACACCGACCCGCCGGTCACCGCGATCGCCCAGCCGACCGCCGACCTCGGACGGGCCGCCGTGCACGCGCTGATCGACCGGATCGAGGGCAGGAGCCCGCAGTCCGTGATCCTGCCCGCCCGCCTCGTCGTCCGCCGCTCCTGCGGCGAGAAAGTCGCAGGCCGCGCCGGCAATACCCCCGTACGAAGGAGCAACCCGTGA